The following are from one region of the Alkalimarinus sediminis genome:
- a CDS encoding ArsR/SmtB family transcription factor — protein MLNNLISNSPETVNPTTEHARTVATQCLSSIAPILKASGDPLRLEILRVLQRDTFGVMELCNIFDSRQSGMSHHLKVLHKAGLVETQREGNSIFYRRPIKQDDEINDELIHSLFGIIDQTDISVATAERINLIKEQRAEQSQAFFSRYADKFKEQQELIALFEQYAVPVVDLINAHDFDDNATAMEIGPGEGAFLNELSTRFNKVYALDNSAGMLNKAKTHADENKLTNIEFVLGESSKAVQENMSVDAIVLNMVLHHIPSPADIFTDCAQLLNDDGIMLISDLSHHDQNWVKENCGDLWLGFESEELSLWAKNAGLDEGESLYIGLRNGFQIQVREFIKR, from the coding sequence ATGTTAAATAACCTAATCTCCAATTCGCCAGAGACAGTCAACCCGACAACAGAGCATGCACGCACTGTTGCCACCCAGTGTCTGTCATCTATTGCACCAATATTGAAAGCCAGCGGTGATCCGCTACGACTCGAGATTTTGCGTGTATTGCAGCGAGATACGTTTGGAGTAATGGAACTATGCAATATCTTTGATAGCCGCCAATCAGGTATGAGCCATCACTTGAAGGTACTGCATAAAGCGGGTCTTGTTGAAACGCAGCGTGAAGGCAATTCAATATTTTACCGTCGCCCTATTAAGCAAGATGATGAAATTAATGATGAGTTAATCCATTCACTATTTGGAATTATCGACCAAACAGATATATCAGTCGCAACAGCTGAGCGCATTAACCTGATTAAAGAGCAAAGAGCGGAGCAATCTCAGGCTTTCTTCTCTCGTTATGCCGATAAATTCAAAGAGCAACAGGAGCTCATCGCACTATTCGAGCAGTATGCCGTGCCTGTTGTTGATTTAATCAATGCTCATGATTTCGACGATAACGCTACAGCAATGGAGATCGGACCAGGCGAAGGGGCGTTTTTAAACGAATTATCGACACGATTTAACAAAGTTTACGCGCTCGATAATTCAGCAGGTATGCTAAACAAGGCAAAAACACATGCCGACGAGAATAAGCTCACCAATATTGAGTTTGTATTGGGTGAAAGCAGTAAAGCGGTGCAGGAAAATATGTCAGTCGATGCCATCGTGCTGAACATGGTGTTGCATCACATTCCCAGCCCAGCGGATATATTTACAGATTGCGCACAACTATTGAATGATGACGGCATTATGTTGATCAGCGACCTAAGCCACCACGATCAGAACTGGGTAAAAGAGAACTGCGGCGACCTATGGTTAGGCTTTGAAAGCGAAGAGTTATCTCTGTGGGCGAAGAACGCAGGATTAGACGAAGGCGAAAGTTTATACATCGGCCTTCGCAACGGATTTCAGATTCAAGTAAGAGAATTTATTAAGCGTTAA
- the ahcY gene encoding adenosylhomocysteinase → MSAAIEAGFTDYKVADISLADWGRREIEIAEGEMPALMALRRKYKEAQPLKDARIMGCIHMTIQTAVLIETLVDLGADVRWSSCNIFSTQDHAAAAIAAAGIPVFAWKGETEEEFLWCIEQTILSEKDGSDVWNANMILDDGGDLTEMVHNKYPAMLDSIHGISEETTTGVHRLLEMLEKGELKVPAINVNDAVTKSKNDNKYGCRHSLNDAIKRGTDHLLSGKKALVIGYGDVGKGSAASLSQEGMIVKVTEIDPICAMQACMDGFEVVSPFIDGINDGTLASINTELLQKTDLVVTTTGNSNVCDKNMLQSLKSGAVVCNIGHFDNEIDTAYMRENWEWQEVKPQVHKIVRNAAENDHLILLSEGRLVNLGNATGHPSRIMDGSFANQVLAQIYLWEAKFADLPADEKAANLYVKVLPKKLDEEVAKDMVEGFGGVLTRLTTEQADYINVPVDGPYKPESYKY, encoded by the coding sequence ATGAGCGCAGCAATAGAAGCAGGTTTTACCGATTATAAAGTCGCCGATATTTCACTAGCGGACTGGGGGCGTCGCGAAATTGAGATCGCTGAAGGAGAAATGCCAGCATTGATGGCGCTTCGCCGCAAGTACAAAGAAGCACAGCCACTAAAAGATGCGCGCATCATGGGTTGTATTCACATGACGATTCAAACTGCCGTACTAATCGAAACATTGGTTGACCTTGGCGCAGACGTTCGTTGGTCTTCATGTAATATTTTCTCTACTCAAGACCATGCCGCTGCCGCTATTGCTGCCGCTGGCATCCCAGTTTTTGCGTGGAAAGGCGAAACAGAAGAAGAGTTTTTATGGTGTATCGAGCAAACCATTCTGTCTGAAAAAGACGGTAGTGACGTTTGGAACGCAAACATGATTCTTGATGATGGTGGCGACCTAACTGAAATGGTACACAACAAATACCCTGCAATGCTTGATAGCATTCACGGTATTTCTGAGGAAACCACTACAGGTGTTCACCGTCTACTAGAGATGCTTGAGAAGGGCGAGCTTAAAGTACCTGCAATCAACGTAAACGATGCGGTAACAAAGTCTAAAAATGACAATAAATACGGTTGCCGTCACAGCCTAAACGATGCAATCAAGCGCGGTACTGATCACCTGCTTTCAGGTAAAAAAGCATTGGTTATCGGTTACGGCGATGTAGGTAAAGGTTCTGCAGCTTCTTTGAGTCAAGAAGGCATGATCGTCAAGGTAACTGAAATTGATCCTATCTGCGCAATGCAAGCATGCATGGACGGCTTTGAAGTAGTATCTCCATTTATTGACGGTATTAATGACGGCACATTGGCGTCAATTAACACTGAACTTCTACAAAAGACTGACTTGGTTGTCACAACAACCGGTAACTCAAATGTATGTGACAAGAACATGCTTCAGTCACTAAAAAGCGGGGCAGTTGTTTGTAACATTGGTCACTTCGACAACGAAATCGATACGGCATATATGCGTGAGAACTGGGAGTGGCAAGAAGTTAAACCACAGGTTCACAAAATTGTTCGTAATGCTGCAGAAAACGACCATCTGATACTGCTTTCTGAAGGCCGATTGGTTAACTTGGGGAATGCAACAGGTCACCCTTCACGTATTATGGATGGCTCTTTTGCTAACCAAGTATTAGCTCAAATCTACTTGTGGGAAGCGAAATTCGCAGACCTGCCAGCAGACGAAAAAGCGGCAAACCTATACGTTAAAGTACTACCGAAGAAGCTTGATGAGGAAGTCGCAAAAGATATGGTTGAAGGGTTTGGTGGCGTGTTAACGCGCCTAACCACAGAACAGGCAGACTACATCAATGTACCAGTTGACGGTCCATACAAGCCAGAAAGCTACAAGTACTAA
- the metK gene encoding methionine adenosyltransferase yields MSEYSLFTSESVSEGHPDKMADQISDAIVDAIIAEDKHSRIAVETMVKTGMAVIAGEVRTSTYIDLEDLVREVILDIGYNSSEVGFDGASCAVLNAIGKQSADIAMGVDEGSNKDLGAGDQGLMFGYATNETEVLMPAPIFYSHRLVERQAQLRKKGVLPWLRPDAKSQVTLRYENGKPVAVDAVVLSTQHDEGISLGDLREAVLEEVVKPVLPAEWLHSDTLFHINPTGNFVIGGPVGDCGLTGRKIIVDTYGGMARHGGGAFSGKDPSKVDRSAAYAGRYVAKNIVAAGLADRCEIQVSYAIGVAEPTSISINTFGTNKIEESKIESLVREHFDLRPQGIIDMLDLRRPIYRATAAYGHFGRTEPEFTWEHTDKAAVLKAAAGL; encoded by the coding sequence ATGAGCGAATATTCTTTATTTACTTCAGAGTCTGTATCTGAAGGCCATCCAGATAAAATGGCAGATCAAATCTCTGATGCCATTGTTGATGCCATCATAGCGGAAGACAAGCACTCTCGTATCGCCGTAGAAACAATGGTTAAAACGGGCATGGCGGTTATTGCTGGTGAAGTACGTACCAGCACTTATATCGATCTTGAAGACCTCGTACGTGAAGTCATTTTGGATATCGGCTACAACAGCTCAGAAGTTGGTTTCGATGGTGCCTCTTGTGCAGTTCTAAACGCAATTGGTAAGCAGTCTGCCGATATCGCAATGGGTGTTGATGAAGGCAGCAACAAAGACCTCGGTGCTGGTGACCAAGGGCTTATGTTTGGTTATGCGACAAACGAAACAGAAGTTTTAATGCCTGCGCCGATTTTCTACTCTCACCGCCTTGTTGAGCGCCAGGCACAGTTGCGTAAAAAGGGCGTTCTACCTTGGTTGCGCCCAGATGCCAAGAGCCAGGTGACACTGCGTTATGAAAACGGAAAACCCGTTGCGGTTGACGCAGTTGTACTTTCAACTCAGCATGACGAAGGTATTTCTTTAGGTGACTTGCGTGAAGCTGTATTGGAAGAAGTGGTAAAACCAGTGCTTCCTGCAGAGTGGCTTCACAGCGACACCCTATTCCACATCAACCCAACCGGTAACTTTGTTATTGGCGGACCTGTTGGCGACTGTGGTTTGACCGGTCGTAAAATCATCGTTGATACCTACGGCGGCATGGCTCGTCACGGTGGTGGCGCATTCTCAGGCAAAGATCCATCAAAAGTTGACCGATCAGCAGCCTACGCGGGACGTTATGTTGCGAAAAACATCGTGGCAGCTGGCTTAGCTGACCGCTGCGAAATCCAGGTATCTTACGCGATTGGTGTTGCAGAACCGACGTCAATCTCAATCAACACATTCGGCACCAACAAGATCGAAGAGTCAAAAATCGAAAGCTTGGTTCGTGAGCACTTTGACCTACGCCCTCAAGGTATCATCGACATGCTAGATCTACGTCGCCCAATTTACCGTGCGACAGCAGCATACGGTCACTTTGGTCGTACTGAGCCAGAATTTACTTGGGAACACACTGATAAAGCAGCAGTTTTGAAAGCGGCTGCAGGTCTGTAG
- the metF gene encoding methylenetetrahydrofolate reductase [NAD(P)H], translating into MNSQRPFKQRYSFEFFPPKTPAGMEKLQTVRDELAKRNPDFFSVTYGAGGSTQERTINTVVNLHKQGISTAPHLSCIGATTETLTELLDLYKANDIQRIVALRGDLPSGMGAHGELRYANDLVEFIRKHSGDHFNIEVAAYPEFHPQAANAEQDLINFKRKVDAGANSAITQYFYNIDSYFYFVDRVETMGIDIPIVPGIMPITNYSNLIRFSDMCGAEVPRWIRKQLEAYGDDIESIKKFGEEVVTEMCERLLDEGAPGLHFYTLNQAEPSLNIWDNLSLSDQEKIAF; encoded by the coding sequence ATGAATTCGCAAAGACCATTCAAACAACGCTACAGTTTTGAGTTTTTCCCGCCAAAAACACCTGCGGGGATGGAAAAACTTCAAACCGTCCGTGATGAGCTGGCAAAGCGTAACCCAGACTTTTTCTCTGTAACCTATGGTGCAGGCGGCTCTACTCAAGAGCGCACTATTAATACAGTGGTCAATCTGCACAAACAAGGTATCTCCACTGCACCTCATTTGTCATGTATCGGCGCAACAACTGAAACGTTGACCGAGCTTCTGGATTTGTACAAAGCTAACGACATTCAACGTATTGTGGCACTTCGTGGTGACTTGCCTTCTGGTATGGGCGCTCATGGCGAACTACGGTACGCAAATGACTTAGTTGAATTTATTCGCAAGCATAGCGGCGATCATTTTAACATTGAAGTGGCAGCCTACCCTGAGTTTCACCCTCAGGCCGCTAACGCAGAGCAAGACCTGATTAACTTCAAGCGAAAAGTTGATGCCGGTGCCAATAGTGCGATTACACAGTACTTCTACAACATAGACTCGTACTTCTACTTTGTCGATCGAGTAGAAACCATGGGTATCGATATCCCTATCGTACCGGGCATTATGCCTATCACTAATTACTCAAACCTAATCAGGTTCAGTGATATGTGTGGCGCAGAAGTCCCTCGCTGGATTCGCAAGCAGCTAGAAGCCTACGGCGATGACATTGAAAGCATCAAGAAGTTTGGTGAAGAAGTCGTGACCGAAATGTGTGAGCGTTTATTGGATGAAGGCGCACCCGGCTTGCACTTCTACACACTTAATCAGGCAGAGCCTAGCTTAAATATCTGGGACAACTTGAGCCTAAGTGATCAAGAAAAAATCGCATTCTAG
- a CDS encoding type VI secretion system Vgr family protein produces the protein MSNLTPSVLHQRHWNARLMFSVAGINDLLRVVHFDGHEAISSLYEYSIDIACENDSLSLNDLIGRQATFQIKDDKGHSRTIMGAVYGVTQGAIQRRFAFYTFKLVPQFKWLQHRHGCRIFQDQDVATIVQQIFDEAGLDSQSYRFELSSHYPQREYCVQYDENEWHFVSRLLEEEGIHFHFEQSERQPIMVISDNPSSFRPLTPTREIRFQGNSGQAGDQATLHVLSWNQQVTHDQITFNDYNYEKPNRSLLSSAQDESTPKLESYSYPGGYKQAEEGDRLSKVELARDKVASCKIEAKGTVCFFSSGSVFTLAQHPRDDYNVEFLVTAIKQSGDQPQVLEEQSGSGGYQFKTTVSCLPSTMEYRPQRTHRKPVIKGAQTAVVYGAPGESIYTDELGRIKVNFHWERENKSSCWLRVSQAWAGNQWGTVSLPRVGQEVIVDFVDGNPDTPLVTGCVYHNLHKPPYKLPDHKTRTTFKSQSVPAGGFNELRVEDKKGHEQIFVQAQKDLDLKILQDHKTHVGGSSHLIVDRDQCEQINGEFNQSVTGDIKVQTQAGHHLTINGDRQDKIAGSIKQQAGGDVHIKSGNRVILDAGVELTIQAGGAFIKLSPAGVQIQGATINLNGGGSAGPASAASPTAPSPAIEVVREGAGKNSEISPEKAQFERGELAFTEAGQSTINKRVHLKALVANSQLLADECMQDENGQCAKLTCTCVAS, from the coding sequence ATGTCAAATCTCACGCCTTCGGTGCTTCATCAGCGGCACTGGAATGCTCGTCTAATGTTTTCCGTAGCCGGTATTAATGACCTACTTAGGGTTGTTCATTTTGACGGACACGAAGCAATTTCATCGCTTTATGAATACTCTATTGATATCGCTTGTGAAAATGACTCCTTATCGTTAAACGATTTGATCGGTCGTCAGGCCACATTTCAAATTAAAGATGACAAAGGGCATAGCCGCACCATCATGGGCGCTGTCTATGGGGTAACTCAGGGGGCTATTCAGCGCCGTTTCGCATTTTATACGTTTAAGTTAGTCCCTCAATTTAAGTGGCTTCAGCACCGGCACGGTTGTCGAATCTTTCAAGATCAAGATGTGGCGACTATTGTGCAGCAGATTTTTGATGAGGCGGGCCTTGATAGTCAGAGCTATCGCTTTGAACTTAGCAGTCATTACCCTCAGCGGGAATACTGTGTTCAATATGATGAGAACGAGTGGCACTTTGTGTCTCGTCTATTAGAAGAAGAGGGTATTCACTTTCATTTTGAGCAGAGTGAACGTCAACCTATTATGGTTATTTCAGATAACCCATCGTCATTTCGGCCGTTAACGCCAACCAGAGAGATAAGGTTTCAAGGGAATAGCGGGCAGGCAGGTGATCAAGCCACTCTTCATGTCCTTAGTTGGAATCAGCAAGTTACCCATGACCAGATTACATTTAACGATTACAACTATGAGAAACCCAACCGTTCACTGCTGTCGAGTGCGCAAGATGAATCGACTCCAAAACTAGAAAGCTATAGCTATCCTGGTGGGTATAAACAAGCAGAGGAAGGTGATCGTCTTTCTAAGGTTGAATTGGCAAGAGACAAGGTTGCAAGTTGCAAGATAGAGGCGAAAGGTACGGTTTGTTTTTTTAGTAGTGGTTCTGTATTTACACTTGCTCAGCACCCACGCGATGACTACAACGTAGAATTTTTAGTGACAGCTATTAAGCAAAGTGGAGATCAGCCTCAGGTACTTGAAGAGCAATCGGGTAGTGGTGGTTATCAATTTAAGACAACGGTTTCTTGTTTACCTTCAACGATGGAGTACCGGCCTCAACGAACGCACAGAAAACCGGTTATAAAGGGGGCTCAGACGGCGGTTGTTTATGGCGCCCCCGGAGAGTCCATTTATACCGATGAGTTAGGTCGTATTAAAGTCAATTTTCATTGGGAACGAGAAAACAAAAGCTCCTGCTGGTTGCGGGTCTCACAGGCATGGGCAGGTAATCAGTGGGGTACAGTCAGCTTGCCTCGGGTTGGGCAAGAGGTGATTGTTGATTTTGTCGATGGCAACCCTGATACACCTCTAGTAACTGGCTGTGTATATCACAATTTACATAAGCCGCCTTACAAACTACCCGACCATAAGACCCGCACAACTTTTAAGAGTCAGAGCGTTCCAGCTGGTGGGTTTAATGAGCTTAGAGTGGAAGATAAAAAAGGGCATGAGCAGATTTTTGTACAGGCTCAAAAAGATCTCGACCTAAAAATTCTCCAAGATCATAAAACCCATGTCGGAGGCAGTAGTCATCTGATCGTTGATAGAGACCAGTGCGAGCAAATAAATGGCGAGTTCAACCAAAGTGTCACCGGTGATATTAAAGTGCAAACGCAGGCAGGGCATCATCTAACGATCAATGGTGACCGGCAAGATAAAATAGCAGGTTCTATTAAACAGCAGGCAGGCGGCGATGTTCATATCAAGTCTGGTAACAGAGTGATACTGGACGCAGGTGTTGAACTCACCATACAAGCAGGCGGAGCCTTTATTAAGCTAAGCCCGGCAGGTGTGCAGATTCAAGGCGCCACCATTAATTTGAATGGTGGTGGTAGCGCAGGTCCTGCGAGTGCGGCATCGCCTACAGCACCCTCGCCAGCAATTGAAGTGGTTAGGGAGGGGGCAGGTAAAAACAGTGAGATAAGTCCAGAGAAAGCGCAATTTGAGAGAGGGGAGTTAGCGTTTACGGAGGCGGGTCAGTCTACGATTAATAAGCGAGTGCACTTAAAAGCATTGGTTGCGAATAGTCAGTTACTAGCCGATGAGTGCATGCAAGATGAAAACGGCCAGTGTGCAAAACTAACCTGCACCTGTGTAGCGAGCTAA
- a CDS encoding DUF4123 domain-containing protein, whose translation MSSLKSDLQLATLVLSETDAFDYLLIDGVKMEPVLQWVYQHIDNPEWYPLYKNTRYQDVLDISPCLVKVSIESDILHLFESELGPKGAAIWLRSPYELEVLGSTLSRLLWITTEDGRYLHYRFYDPTSLSRLMPALTSDECAELYRGTESITWFNAQQQSWQKMTLPKTEAPLPQPSDLVFKPQWLDALLTANE comes from the coding sequence ATGTCATCATTAAAAAGCGATCTGCAGCTTGCAACACTCGTCCTATCTGAAACAGATGCATTTGATTATCTATTGATTGACGGCGTCAAAATGGAGCCTGTGTTGCAGTGGGTGTATCAGCATATTGATAACCCAGAATGGTATCCCTTATATAAAAATACGCGATATCAAGATGTGCTTGATATCAGCCCTTGCTTGGTAAAGGTGTCAATAGAATCAGATATCCTACACTTGTTTGAGAGCGAATTAGGCCCCAAAGGCGCGGCTATTTGGTTGCGATCACCTTATGAACTTGAAGTGTTGGGTTCTACCTTGAGCCGATTACTGTGGATTACCACCGAGGATGGACGGTATCTCCATTACCGTTTTTATGACCCCACTTCACTTTCTCGATTAATGCCCGCACTTACGTCAGACGAATGCGCAGAACTCTACCGTGGCACTGAGAGTATTACTTGGTTTAATGCTCAGCAGCAGTCATGGCAAAAAATGACGCTGCCAAAAACAGAAGCACCGCTGCCGCAACCCTCTGATCTGGTATTTAAACCACAATGGTTAGATGCCCTATTGACGGCGAATGAATAA
- a CDS encoding efflux RND transporter periplasmic adaptor subunit — protein sequence MEQRSNIRTLVKRFLPLIIVAITVLIIYALMASRPTPPTKEQEEKAWAVSTEVAARIPVHPQLELLGTVESPYTTQLSAAINADVVNVPAREGAFVAKGEILVELDEAEARLSLQQKQADVIELEASIIAEKNRYKSDLAALESEQSLLEIAKRSVERQRKLAKSNLTSQELIDNSSNKLELQALSVNSRKLSIADHTSRLNQLEAKLARAKANVSNAELDLSRTKITAPYDGQITQVNVSPGGRVRPGEPIVELYDSSQIEVRAQIPDKSINLVKSALKNGEPLKASITIYGEEVTLMLSRLSGKTNLGSGGVDGLFKATSDDPPFIIGSSVKLTLDLPLIDSAITAPISAVYGTNRIYSVKDQRLTSVDATIMGAYFDKSGQQRLILDTPIRDGETFITTQLPNAINGLKVIVRGARL from the coding sequence ATGGAACAAAGATCCAATATAAGAACACTGGTAAAGCGTTTTCTGCCTCTAATTATTGTTGCTATCACCGTGTTGATCATCTACGCACTTATGGCCTCTCGACCGACACCCCCAACCAAAGAGCAAGAAGAAAAGGCTTGGGCTGTTAGCACCGAGGTGGCAGCTAGAATACCTGTTCACCCCCAACTGGAACTATTAGGTACCGTCGAGTCACCCTACACAACACAACTCTCAGCTGCTATTAATGCCGATGTTGTCAATGTACCCGCTAGAGAGGGTGCCTTTGTGGCAAAGGGAGAGATATTAGTCGAGCTTGACGAAGCTGAAGCGAGGCTCAGCTTGCAGCAAAAGCAAGCCGATGTCATTGAACTTGAAGCCTCAATCATAGCTGAGAAGAATCGCTATAAATCAGATTTGGCGGCATTAGAGAGCGAACAATCGCTACTGGAAATAGCCAAACGTTCAGTTGAGCGTCAAAGAAAACTTGCAAAATCAAACCTTACCTCGCAAGAGCTAATAGATAATTCCAGCAACAAACTCGAACTACAGGCACTATCCGTCAACAGCAGAAAACTCAGCATTGCTGACCATACTAGTCGACTGAATCAACTTGAAGCTAAGCTTGCTCGTGCTAAAGCTAATGTTTCTAATGCAGAGTTAGACCTGTCTAGAACAAAAATCACCGCACCTTATGATGGGCAAATAACTCAAGTCAATGTATCCCCAGGAGGTCGAGTCCGCCCAGGAGAGCCAATCGTTGAGCTCTACGACAGCAGTCAAATAGAGGTTCGCGCTCAAATTCCCGACAAATCTATCAACCTCGTCAAATCTGCGCTTAAAAATGGTGAGCCACTAAAAGCATCTATTACGATTTATGGCGAGGAAGTAACGCTAATGCTTAGTCGTCTATCGGGTAAAACCAACTTGGGATCAGGCGGGGTAGATGGTTTATTCAAAGCAACCAGTGATGACCCTCCTTTTATTATTGGCAGTTCAGTAAAGCTAACTCTTGACCTACCGCTTATCGATAGCGCAATCACTGCCCCTATCTCGGCAGTATACGGCACAAACCGAATATACAGCGTAAAAGACCAACGACTAACTTCTGTAGATGCAACCATAATGGGTGCTTATTTTGATAAAAGTGGTCAACAGCGTCTTATTCTCGATACCCCGATACGCGACGGTGAGACATTCATTACCACTCAGCTGCCCAATGCTATTAATGGTTTAAAAGTGATTGTTAGAGGGGCACGCTTATGA
- a CDS encoding 16S rRNA (uracil(1498)-N(3))-methyltransferase, with protein sequence MRIPRIYSAGDLAENTSAELDAAASNHVGKVLRMKPGQSLILFNGSGVDYTATITCVTKKHVIASIESATEIPSESPLATHIGQVMSRGDRMDYMIQKSTELGATEITPLTSERCEVKLKGDREEKRVKQWQQIAISAAEQCGRSKVPLIHPITSVDDWVDNKPEDSLGLVLHHRTTQQLTGIDKPQRVCLLIGPEGGLSEAEIESAINKQFIATTFGPRVFRTETAPVAALSVLQWLWGDFNR encoded by the coding sequence ATGAGAATACCCCGAATATACAGTGCCGGCGATCTCGCTGAGAATACATCTGCCGAGCTTGATGCTGCTGCATCTAACCATGTAGGCAAAGTGTTGCGCATGAAGCCCGGCCAATCACTTATCTTGTTCAATGGCAGTGGTGTCGACTACACAGCAACTATCACCTGCGTTACAAAAAAACATGTGATTGCATCTATTGAGAGCGCCACCGAAATACCATCAGAGTCCCCCCTTGCTACTCATATTGGTCAGGTGATGTCTCGTGGTGACCGAATGGATTACATGATTCAGAAAAGCACTGAACTGGGCGCAACCGAGATAACGCCATTAACCAGTGAACGCTGTGAGGTAAAACTCAAGGGTGATCGAGAAGAAAAAAGGGTTAAGCAGTGGCAACAAATAGCAATTAGTGCAGCAGAGCAATGCGGGCGCTCTAAAGTACCTCTTATTCACCCAATAACCTCGGTAGACGACTGGGTGGATAACAAGCCTGAAGACTCTCTGGGTTTGGTGCTTCATCACCGCACAACACAGCAACTAACCGGTATCGATAAACCACAACGTGTCTGTTTGCTGATAGGCCCTGAAGGCGGGTTATCAGAGGCTGAAATAGAATCCGCCATTAATAAACAATTTATCGCGACCACCTTCGGACCTCGCGTTTTTAGAACCGAGACCGCACCAGTAGCTGCGTTATCAGTACTGCAATGGTTATGGGGCGACTTTAATCGATAA